Proteins from a genomic interval of Fimbriimonadia bacterium:
- a CDS encoding PEP-CTERM sorting domain-containing protein, producing MGQGVVTPVDLAIVFRGNLWNGNINIDPVPEPNTLGVILVGGIALAAALRRR from the coding sequence ATGGGTCAGGGTGTCGTGACCCCCGTGGACCTGGCAATCGTCTTCCGCGGCAACCTGTGGAACGGGAATATCAACATTGATCCCGTGCCGGAGCCTAACACGCTCGGAGTGATCCTGGTGGGAGGCATCGCGCTGGCTGCCGCACTGCGCAGGCGATAG
- a CDS encoding cytochrome C oxidase subunit IV family protein has protein sequence MSEEQHHVVPVSTYVVVYVLLVILLGATVGVSYLHLGIFSNLVALLIASVKALLVVLYFMGVRYSSRLVWLWAAAGFLWLIILFGAILDYMTRGWTPA, from the coding sequence ATGAGTGAAGAGCAGCATCATGTGGTCCCGGTGAGCACCTACGTCGTCGTCTATGTGCTCCTGGTGATCCTGTTAGGTGCGACGGTCGGGGTGTCGTACTTGCACCTCGGCATCTTCAGCAATCTGGTTGCGCTACTGATCGCGTCGGTAAAAGCGTTGCTCGTTGTTCTGTACTTCATGGGCGTGCGGTACAGTAGCCGGCTCGTGTGGCTCTGGGCCGCCGCAGGATTCCTGTGGCTGATCATCCTCTTCGGCGCAATCCTTGACTACATGACCAGAGGCTGGACCCCCGCGTAG
- a CDS encoding cytochrome c oxidase subunit 3 — protein sequence MSLEATAHGTHDEHLAHQFEDMPQQNDAYLVGMWAFLVTEIMFFGALFTAYMIYRFTYPHTFLDAHRELDVPLGAINTFVLLTSSLFVALGVRAAQLGNRKGVLLWLSLTLLCAFGFLGIKAVEYSHKFEHNLVPGSNFRYEGKLPTQPDRGLVDTPGVQRGLDAGGPMIGAVRLGSGQMQAQSVQMFFGLYFVMTGLHALHVIVGILVIGFAVLLVARRHKSVQYFMPIELIGLYWHFVDIVWIFLFPLFYLIPQG from the coding sequence ATGAGCCTGGAAGCAACCGCGCACGGCACACACGACGAGCACCTCGCCCACCAGTTCGAGGACATGCCACAGCAGAACGATGCGTACCTGGTCGGCATGTGGGCTTTCCTCGTCACGGAGATCATGTTCTTCGGAGCGCTATTCACAGCGTACATGATCTATCGTTTCACCTATCCACACACGTTCCTCGACGCGCACCGCGAGCTGGACGTCCCGCTAGGCGCGATCAACACGTTCGTGCTGCTTACCAGTAGTCTCTTCGTAGCACTCGGTGTTCGTGCGGCGCAGCTCGGCAACAGAAAGGGCGTGCTGCTCTGGCTGTCGCTGACACTCCTATGCGCTTTCGGCTTCCTGGGAATCAAAGCCGTGGAATACAGCCATAAGTTCGAGCATAACTTAGTACCTGGCTCCAACTTTCGGTACGAAGGCAAGTTGCCTACCCAGCCGGATAGGGGTTTGGTAGATACTCCAGGCGTGCAGCGAGGATTGGACGCCGGTGGTCCGATGATCGGCGCAGTGCGGTTAGGCTCCGGCCAGATGCAGGCGCAGAGCGTGCAGATGTTCTTCGGTCTCTACTTCGTGATGACCGGTCTGCATGCGCTGCACGTGATCGTGGGAATCCTGGTCATCGGCTTCGCGGTGCTACTGGTGGCTAGGCGACATAAGTCGGTCCAGTACTTCATGCCGATCGAATTGATCGGCTTGTACTGGCACTTCGTGGACATCGTGTGGATTTTCCTGTTCCCGCTTTTCTATCTGATACCGCAGGGGTAG
- the ctaD gene encoding cytochrome c oxidase subunit I: MSVQTATPGATEQPRTHYLNAGHTIASWLLTTDHKRIAILYMISITIAFFIGGAAAAMIRIELTSPTGVMLEHETYNKMFSMHGIVMIFLFLIPSIPAVLGNFLIPMMIGAKDLAFPRLNLLSWYLYMAGSILAVVAMITGGVDTGWTFYVPYSSVYANSNVVLVICGAFIVGFSSIATGINFIATIHKMRAPGLTWFRLPLFVWAHYATSIIIVLGTPVVAITLALVAVERLFHIGVFDPAQGGDPVLFQHLFWFYSHPAVYIMILPSMGVVSEMITCFSRRKPFGYNFIAFSSLAIAVFGFLVWGHHMFVSGQSVYLGIVFSVLSFVVAVPSAVKTFNWTATMYKGRIWFTAPMLYALGFIGLFTIGGLTGLFLAAMATDVHLHDTYFVIAHFHYIMVGGAIMGYMGGLHFWWPKMTGRMYPESWAKLAAGITFLGYNLTFFPQFIMGLQGMTRRYHYYPEEFQALNVLSSAGASILAVGYIIPLAYFLWSLWYGKKAGPNPWRAAGLEWMTDSPPITYNFEKTPIVTWEAYEYPENEEDDPLPDLDDEDQLLAVGSGEAPKR; the protein is encoded by the coding sequence ATGAGCGTGCAGACCGCCACTCCCGGCGCTACCGAGCAGCCGAGAACGCACTACCTAAACGCCGGGCATACCATCGCTTCGTGGCTGCTCACCACCGATCACAAGCGCATCGCGATCCTATACATGATCTCGATCACGATCGCCTTTTTCATCGGCGGTGCGGCGGCGGCGATGATCCGCATCGAACTGACATCGCCCACCGGGGTGATGCTGGAGCACGAGACCTACAACAAGATGTTCTCGATGCACGGCATCGTAATGATCTTCTTGTTCCTCATCCCGTCCATTCCCGCAGTGTTGGGGAACTTCCTGATACCGATGATGATCGGTGCGAAAGACCTCGCGTTCCCCCGACTGAACCTGCTGAGTTGGTACTTATATATGGCAGGTTCCATCCTCGCTGTGGTGGCGATGATCACCGGCGGTGTAGACACGGGCTGGACTTTCTACGTTCCCTACAGCAGCGTGTATGCGAACAGCAATGTGGTGCTCGTTATCTGCGGTGCGTTCATTGTCGGCTTTTCGTCCATCGCGACGGGCATCAACTTCATCGCTACCATCCACAAGATGCGGGCGCCGGGTCTGACGTGGTTCAGGCTCCCACTGTTCGTGTGGGCGCACTATGCTACCAGCATCATCATCGTGCTCGGAACGCCAGTGGTGGCAATCACTCTTGCACTCGTTGCGGTCGAGCGACTTTTCCACATCGGCGTTTTCGATCCGGCGCAGGGCGGCGATCCTGTGTTGTTCCAGCACCTATTTTGGTTCTATTCCCATCCGGCCGTGTACATCATGATCCTGCCCTCGATGGGCGTGGTCAGCGAGATGATCACCTGCTTCTCGCGTCGAAAGCCGTTCGGCTACAACTTCATCGCGTTCTCCAGCTTGGCCATCGCCGTGTTCGGCTTTCTGGTTTGGGGCCACCACATGTTCGTCAGTGGCCAGTCGGTCTACCTCGGCATCGTCTTCTCCGTGCTCAGTTTCGTGGTGGCCGTGCCTTCTGCAGTCAAGACATTCAACTGGACTGCTACCATGTATAAGGGCCGCATCTGGTTCACGGCGCCGATGCTGTATGCCCTGGGATTCATCGGCCTGTTCACCATTGGCGGACTAACGGGCTTGTTCCTGGCAGCGATGGCGACCGACGTACACCTACACGACACCTACTTCGTGATCGCTCACTTCCACTACATCATGGTAGGCGGAGCGATCATGGGCTACATGGGTGGATTGCACTTCTGGTGGCCGAAGATGACGGGACGCATGTACCCCGAATCTTGGGCGAAGCTGGCGGCTGGCATCACCTTCTTGGGCTATAACCTCACGTTCTTCCCGCAGTTCATCATGGGCCTGCAGGGAATGACACGGCGATACCACTACTACCCCGAGGAGTTCCAGGCGCTCAACGTCTTGTCCTCGGCGGGTGCCAGCATTCTTGCAGTCGGATACATCATTCCGCTGGCCTACTTCCTGTGGTCGTTGTGGTATGGCAAGAAGGCTGGTCCCAACCCGTGGCGCGCCGCCGGGCTCGAGTGGATGACCGATTCGCCTCCCATCACTTACAACTTCGAGAAGACGCCTATCGTAACGTGGGAGGCCTACGAGTACCCTGAAAACGAAGAGGACGATCCCCTGCCGGACCTGGATGACGAGGATCAGCTGCTCGCAGTGGGATCGGGAGAGGCACCGAAGCGATGA
- the coxB gene encoding cytochrome c oxidase subunit II — protein sequence MPDFTLLPEQASTFAEKMDPLFYVMVLLSLFFIVLVFTLVIFFAVRYRRGSKASRRGASSHNVKLEIVWTAIPLILGLVVFFWSAKLFGYVRTVPEDAVEIFVIGKQWMWHMQHPNGVRENNELHVPAGRPIKLVMISQDVIHDLYVPAFRIHQDVLPGKYTYAWFEATKTGKYRIYCGQYCGTQHSEMTGFVYVMEPAEYQAWLASGGDKTRMTQLTMDEAGQQIYDRLQCGSCHGFAPARAPSLIDLYGTKAKLVDGRTVTVDETYIRESIVAPDLKIVEGYQAIMPSYKNQLSEDQLLQLIAFIKSLRSGMQAPIPKKEADSPAGGAR from the coding sequence ATGCCGGATTTCACGTTGCTCCCCGAACAGGCTTCGACCTTCGCAGAGAAGATGGACCCCCTCTTCTATGTGATGGTGCTGCTCAGCCTCTTCTTCATAGTGCTAGTCTTCACCCTCGTCATCTTCTTCGCCGTGCGCTATCGGCGAGGAAGCAAGGCAAGTCGCCGAGGAGCTTCCTCCCATAACGTGAAGCTCGAGATCGTCTGGACGGCGATACCGCTGATTCTCGGACTCGTCGTCTTCTTCTGGTCCGCCAAACTGTTCGGTTACGTGCGCACGGTGCCGGAAGATGCCGTCGAGATATTCGTCATCGGAAAGCAGTGGATGTGGCATATGCAGCATCCCAATGGAGTCCGAGAGAACAACGAGCTGCACGTGCCAGCCGGCCGACCTATCAAGCTGGTCATGATCTCGCAGGACGTTATTCATGACCTTTACGTGCCTGCCTTTCGCATCCATCAGGACGTGCTTCCGGGCAAGTACACCTACGCATGGTTCGAGGCTACCAAGACGGGCAAGTACCGCATCTACTGCGGCCAGTACTGCGGCACACAGCATTCGGAGATGACGGGCTTCGTGTACGTGATGGAGCCGGCGGAGTACCAAGCCTGGCTGGCCAGCGGCGGCGACAAGACCCGAATGACACAGCTCACGATGGACGAGGCCGGCCAGCAGATATACGACCGCCTTCAGTGCGGGTCATGCCATGGATTCGCCCCAGCGAGGGCACCGTCTCTGATAGACCTCTATGGAACCAAAGCAAAGCTTGTGGATGGTCGCACGGTCACCGTGGACGAAACCTATATCAGGGAGTCTATCGTCGCACCGGACTTGAAGATCGTCGAGGGCTACCAAGCCATCATGCCGTCTTACAAAAACCAACTGAGCGAGGACCAGTTGTTACAGCTAATCGCCTTCATCAAGTCCCTTAGGAGCGGCATGCAGGCGCCGATCCCTAAGAAGGAGGCAGACTCGCCTGCGGGTGGTGCTAGATGA
- a CDS encoding SCO family protein, translating into MKVVSRIAALWLLCVACAISWSQGADDITREVALDQRLGNVVPADIPFVDENGNAVRIGDYFGDKPIVLALVWYKCPGICIAIEEGMILAFREQSFQIGKDYKVLSVSIASEEGPELAKAKQEDAIERYGKPEGKEGWHFLTGTKESIAKLASTVGYRFMYDAKTHQYAHPAGLIVLTPQGKVSHYFYGVEFRPRDLRLALVSAGGGKIGTPVDKVLLTCYHVDLTTGKYNLAITRILQITGGITVAVLFGSIFYLSKRYRTRVPSNGGEEPAPDTA; encoded by the coding sequence ATGAAGGTGGTATCGAGAATCGCCGCGCTCTGGCTGTTGTGTGTGGCCTGCGCGATCTCCTGGTCGCAAGGCGCAGACGATATCACGCGCGAGGTTGCACTCGATCAAAGGCTAGGAAACGTCGTCCCAGCCGACATCCCGTTCGTGGACGAGAACGGTAACGCGGTGCGAATCGGTGACTACTTCGGTGACAAGCCGATCGTGCTTGCACTCGTCTGGTACAAGTGCCCGGGCATCTGCATCGCTATCGAAGAGGGGATGATCCTCGCTTTCCGCGAGCAGTCGTTCCAGATTGGGAAGGACTACAAGGTGCTTAGCGTCAGCATCGCCTCGGAAGAAGGCCCGGAACTGGCGAAGGCCAAGCAGGAAGATGCCATCGAGCGCTATGGCAAGCCCGAAGGCAAAGAGGGCTGGCACTTCCTCACAGGCACCAAGGAGTCGATTGCCAAGCTCGCATCCACGGTCGGATACCGCTTTATGTACGATGCAAAGACACACCAATATGCGCATCCTGCGGGCCTCATCGTGCTCACGCCTCAGGGTAAGGTATCACATTACTTCTATGGAGTGGAGTTCCGCCCACGCGACTTGCGACTCGCTCTCGTATCGGCTGGGGGTGGCAAAATCGGTACGCCAGTGGACAAAGTGCTGCTCACCTGTTACCACGTGGACTTGACCACAGGGAAGTATAACTTGGCCATCACGCGAATACTCCAAATTACCGGTGGTATCACGGTAGCAGTGTTGTTCGGAAGCATCTTCTATCTTTCCAAAAGATACAGGACTCGTGTTCCATCGAACGGAGGGGAGGAGCCAGCGCCCGACACTGCGTAG
- a CDS encoding cytochrome c codes for MRRLLMRTGPLFAVAFIAGCHTDMWVQNKVHKPYQKSAFFADKQSSRPRVPYTVPQGELRTDREMYTGIIGGTRVPIDIRSGSPVQTGIFRGTYVDKFPFAITRQDLLRGQAQFDAFCSPCHGRAGDGNGMIGARGFNLQRKPANYHTDRLRQMPIGHFYDVITNGYGVMYGYASRIEVKDRWRIVAYIRALQLAQGAPVSELSAVDRERLNEAVRAGGERP; via the coding sequence ATGAGGCGACTGTTAATGCGGACAGGTCCCCTTTTTGCGGTGGCATTCATCGCCGGTTGCCACACCGACATGTGGGTGCAGAACAAGGTGCACAAACCCTACCAAAAGAGTGCCTTCTTCGCGGACAAGCAGTCTTCTCGGCCGCGAGTGCCGTACACGGTGCCGCAGGGTGAGCTGCGCACAGACAGGGAGATGTACACCGGCATCATCGGTGGTACCCGCGTTCCGATAGACATCCGGTCGGGTTCACCCGTTCAGACGGGCATCTTCCGCGGAACGTATGTAGACAAGTTCCCCTTTGCAATCACACGGCAGGACCTCCTCAGAGGCCAGGCGCAGTTCGACGCCTTCTGCTCCCCCTGTCACGGGCGCGCGGGGGATGGAAACGGCATGATTGGTGCGCGGGGGTTCAACCTGCAGCGAAAGCCGGCGAACTACCACACGGACCGCTTGCGACAGATGCCAATTGGTCACTTCTATGATGTGATTACGAACGGCTACGGTGTGATGTACGGGTACGCCTCCCGCATCGAAGTGAAAGACCGTTGGCGGATCGTGGCTTACATCCGGGCCTTGCAGCTTGCGCAGGGCGCACCGGTATCTGAACTTTCGGCGGTGGACCGGGAGCGGCTGAATGAAGCAGTCCGAGCAGGAGGGGAGCGGCCGTGA
- a CDS encoding DUF3341 domain-containing protein has protein sequence MNGLHGIVAEFDNPEDLVVAVHKARENGYTRLDAYTPFPIHGLAEAIGFKDNRVPWIIFIFGVLGAAIGYGLQYYITTINYQLNVGGRPTHSWPHYIPVTFESAVLLAAFAAVLGMLALNGLPHPHHPIFNHSRFELATDDRFFLCIEADDPQFDPSETMQFLRSLDPTGVEEVPE, from the coding sequence ATGAACGGCCTGCATGGCATCGTGGCGGAGTTCGACAATCCCGAGGACCTGGTGGTAGCGGTTCATAAGGCTCGGGAGAACGGCTACACTCGGCTCGACGCTTACACGCCGTTCCCCATCCATGGTCTGGCCGAGGCCATCGGCTTCAAGGACAATCGTGTGCCTTGGATCATCTTTATCTTCGGCGTGCTCGGGGCCGCTATCGGGTACGGCCTGCAGTACTACATTACGACCATCAACTACCAGCTCAATGTCGGAGGAAGGCCGACTCATAGCTGGCCGCACTATATCCCCGTCACGTTCGAAAGTGCCGTGCTGCTGGCGGCGTTCGCGGCGGTGTTAGGGATGCTTGCGCTGAACGGGCTGCCGCACCCCCACCACCCAATCTTCAACCATAGCCGCTTCGAGCTGGCGACGGACGATCGGTTCTTCCTGTGCATCGAAGCCGATGACCCACAGTTCGACCCGAGTGAAACAATGCAGTTCCTCCGCTCGCTCGACCCGACTGGAGTGGAAGAGGTGCCGGAATGA
- the nrfD gene encoding polysulfide reductase NrfD — MSDAVDTRVLTGRNSYSSLGDQIGSIVLDQRSHKLPWYGGFALGFLLLNVMLLSLAWLLYMGIGVWGVNVPVGWGFAIINFVWWIGIGHAGTLISAILLLTRQNWRNSINRFAEAMTIFAVMCAGLFPLLHTGRPWAAYWMLPYPNILGAWPQFQSPLIWDVFAVTTYITVSALFWFVGLIPDFATLRDKAKNLILKRVFGMASFGWRGSVKHWFRYETAYLILAGLSTPLVLSVHSVVSLDFAVSIIPGWHATIFPPYFVAGAIYAGFAMVLLLTIPIRKWYGLEHMITMHHIDWMAKIMLATGLIVFYGYIAEAFYGWYSANEFEWHMIWNNRMTGTYSLLYWSLIFCNGLVPQLLWWPKVRRNTLMLFTISLVVSVGMWLERFIIVVTSLHEDFVPSAWGFYNPTIWDWGLFLGTIGLFTFLMFLFVRYLPMINIFEMKDLLHKLKPGHAAPAVAHHGSGGGETQ, encoded by the coding sequence GTGAGCGACGCAGTGGACACTCGGGTCCTGACCGGAAGGAACAGCTACAGCTCGCTGGGCGACCAGATCGGCTCCATCGTGCTGGACCAGCGCTCGCATAAGCTGCCCTGGTATGGCGGTTTCGCGCTCGGTTTCCTGCTGCTCAACGTGATGCTGCTCTCGCTCGCGTGGCTGCTATATATGGGCATCGGTGTGTGGGGTGTGAACGTTCCCGTCGGTTGGGGGTTCGCAATTATCAACTTCGTGTGGTGGATCGGTATCGGCCACGCGGGTACGCTCATCTCGGCTATTCTGTTGCTGACACGGCAGAATTGGCGTAACTCGATCAACCGCTTCGCCGAAGCGATGACCATCTTCGCCGTCATGTGCGCGGGCCTCTTCCCGCTCCTGCACACAGGACGCCCGTGGGCTGCCTATTGGATGTTGCCGTACCCAAACATCCTAGGCGCTTGGCCGCAGTTCCAGAGCCCCCTGATCTGGGACGTGTTTGCCGTCACCACCTATATCACCGTTTCGGCGCTGTTCTGGTTCGTCGGCCTCATACCCGACTTCGCCACCCTGCGCGACAAGGCCAAGAACCTGATCCTGAAACGTGTGTTCGGCATGGCGTCGTTCGGGTGGCGTGGCTCGGTAAAGCACTGGTTCCGGTATGAGACGGCCTACCTGATCCTCGCCGGCCTCTCTACCCCGCTGGTTCTCTCGGTGCACAGCGTGGTCAGTTTGGACTTTGCCGTCTCGATCATCCCGGGTTGGCATGCTACCATCTTCCCGCCCTACTTCGTCGCCGGAGCCATCTACGCAGGCTTCGCGATGGTGCTACTGCTCACCATACCTATCCGCAAGTGGTACGGCCTCGAGCACATGATCACGATGCACCACATAGACTGGATGGCGAAGATCATGCTGGCGACGGGGTTGATCGTCTTCTACGGCTACATCGCCGAGGCGTTCTACGGTTGGTACAGCGCCAACGAGTTCGAGTGGCACATGATATGGAACAACCGCATGACCGGTACCTACTCGTTGCTGTATTGGTCCCTCATCTTCTGCAACGGATTGGTACCCCAGCTCCTGTGGTGGCCGAAAGTCCGCCGCAACACGCTGATGCTGTTCACCATCAGTCTGGTGGTCAGCGTAGGGATGTGGCTCGAGCGCTTCATCATCGTGGTTACCAGCCTGCACGAAGACTTCGTGCCCTCCGCTTGGGGCTTCTATAACCCCACCATCTGGGACTGGGGTCTGTTCCTCGGTACGATAGGTCTGTTCACGTTCTTGATGTTCCTGTTCGTCCGATACCTGCCCATGATCAACATCTTCGAGATGAAGGACCTGCTGCACAAGTTGAAGCCCGGTCATGCGGCGCCTGCCGTTGCGCACCATGGCTCTGGGGGTGGAGAGACTCAATGA
- a CDS encoding TAT-variant-translocated molybdopterin oxidoreductase: MGSENGNDNRNGKLTLAEIRLRLEGKTGRAYWRSLDELADTPEFHEFLLDEFPQQARSWAVEMDRRQFLKFAGASLALAGLVSGCRFLPQEKIVPFVKAPEDAIPGKPMYFATAMTRHGYATGLIATSHEGRPTKLEGNPKHPASLGAADAIAQASILGLYDPDRSTDVLFRGEPALWDAFVSMMRDVRRQHAADGGAGLRVLTETVTSPSMLALLNRLQQRYPQMVWHAYEPVNRDNVWEGARLAFGTVVDPVYHLDRADRILSLDADFLCSMPGSVRYAHDFAFGRKVRKGVTEANRLYVIESSVSVTGANADHRVAVKPSAVEHAARSLAARLGVAVGNASSPVPDAWLNALAEDLREHSGRSVVIVGDEQPAEVHALAHAMNAVLGNVGQTVTYVQAPPRPVHGSQRASLRALGADLHAGKVQTLLILGGNPAYYAPTDLDFAAAYAKAGLKIHVGSHVDETAVLSDWHVPESHFLERWEDARAYDGTVSITQPLIEPLYRSRSLVEVFQLLEGEPRRGYDILTDYWRSAHAQPDFDDWWERVKHDGFITNSALPPAPVTLRPDLASTLGAPRRTEGIELTFRPDPTVGDGRDANNGWLQELPKPLTTVTWDNPVLMSPALAERLGVETQDVIAIRLAGQELEGAAWVQPGHPDDTLTAYLGGGRAQAGKLGTGVGFDTYRLRTVSGHDYASGAEIRKTGKKHTLAATQNHHTLHGSVTQHGRDLLRVGTLEEFVRDPSLGHGGHDGHAEDLTLYDPPKSFRDYEGHRWGMSIDLSACIGCNACVVACQAENNIPVVGKDQVRRGREMHWIRIDRYFERGLDDPDVHFQPVPCMHCEKAPCEPVCPVAATTHSHEGLNQMVYNRCIGTRYCSNNCPYKVRRFNFYKYSAGQPNMAPGNYDHPTLKLLANPDVTIRGRGVMEKCTYCVQRINAARIKAKQERRPIADGEVVPACVQTCPTGAIVFGDVADAGSRVSKLKSEPHDYGLLTELNTRPRTTYLARIKNLNPQLSEEQA; this comes from the coding sequence ATGGGAAGCGAGAACGGAAACGACAATAGGAATGGGAAGCTGACCCTTGCGGAGATCCGCCTGCGACTCGAGGGCAAGACGGGCCGTGCTTACTGGCGCAGCCTGGACGAGCTAGCGGATACCCCGGAATTCCACGAGTTCCTGCTGGACGAGTTTCCACAGCAGGCACGAAGCTGGGCCGTCGAGATGGACCGACGACAATTCCTGAAATTCGCTGGCGCCTCGCTGGCGCTTGCGGGCCTCGTTTCGGGCTGCCGCTTCCTGCCTCAGGAAAAGATCGTGCCCTTCGTGAAGGCGCCCGAGGACGCAATTCCGGGCAAGCCGATGTACTTCGCGACGGCAATGACCCGTCATGGCTATGCAACCGGGCTGATAGCCACGAGCCACGAGGGCAGACCGACCAAGCTCGAGGGCAACCCCAAGCACCCCGCTAGCCTGGGGGCGGCCGATGCGATCGCGCAGGCGTCCATCCTCGGTCTGTACGATCCAGACCGCTCTACGGACGTGCTCTTCAGGGGCGAGCCCGCGCTTTGGGACGCATTCGTCAGCATGATGCGGGACGTTCGTCGGCAGCATGCGGCGGATGGAGGCGCAGGGCTGCGAGTGCTGACCGAGACGGTCACCTCGCCCTCAATGCTCGCGCTGCTCAATCGCCTGCAGCAGCGCTATCCGCAAATGGTTTGGCACGCCTACGAGCCAGTGAACCGCGACAACGTATGGGAGGGCGCCCGACTGGCCTTCGGCACCGTGGTGGACCCGGTCTATCACCTCGACCGCGCGGACCGAATCCTCTCACTGGATGCCGACTTCCTCTGCTCGATGCCAGGCAGCGTTCGGTATGCCCACGACTTCGCTTTTGGGCGCAAGGTGCGTAAAGGGGTCACCGAGGCGAACCGTTTGTATGTCATCGAGTCCTCGGTGTCCGTGACGGGGGCCAACGCGGATCATCGGGTCGCCGTGAAGCCGAGTGCGGTGGAGCACGCCGCGCGCTCCTTGGCTGCACGGCTCGGGGTGGCTGTCGGTAATGCTTCTTCGCCGGTGCCTGATGCGTGGCTGAACGCCCTGGCCGAGGACCTGCGCGAGCACAGCGGTCGCAGCGTCGTCATCGTGGGTGATGAGCAGCCTGCCGAGGTTCATGCGCTGGCTCATGCCATGAACGCCGTACTGGGTAACGTGGGTCAGACAGTCACCTATGTCCAGGCGCCCCCACGTCCCGTGCACGGCTCGCAGAGAGCGTCGCTGCGTGCACTCGGTGCCGACCTACACGCAGGCAAGGTGCAGACATTGTTGATCCTCGGGGGAAACCCGGCGTACTACGCGCCGACCGACCTCGACTTCGCTGCTGCGTACGCGAAGGCTGGCCTGAAGATCCACGTGGGCTCGCATGTGGACGAAACAGCGGTGCTGTCGGATTGGCATGTACCAGAGTCGCACTTCCTAGAGCGCTGGGAAGATGCTCGTGCCTACGATGGAACCGTGTCTATCACCCAACCACTCATCGAGCCGCTCTACCGCAGCCGATCCCTCGTGGAAGTGTTTCAGCTTCTAGAGGGTGAGCCACGCCGCGGGTACGACATCCTGACCGACTACTGGCGATCCGCTCACGCGCAACCAGACTTCGACGATTGGTGGGAACGTGTCAAGCATGACGGCTTCATCACTAACAGCGCGCTGCCGCCGGCCCCAGTGACTCTGCGCCCCGACCTCGCTTCGACTCTCGGGGCTCCACGACGGACCGAGGGGATCGAATTGACGTTCCGCCCGGATCCGACGGTGGGGGATGGCCGCGATGCGAACAACGGGTGGCTTCAGGAGCTGCCGAAGCCTCTGACCACCGTCACGTGGGACAACCCGGTGCTGATGTCGCCGGCCCTCGCCGAGCGCTTGGGCGTGGAGACGCAGGACGTGATAGCGATCCGTTTGGCGGGTCAGGAACTCGAAGGGGCTGCATGGGTTCAGCCCGGGCACCCCGATGACACCTTGACCGCCTACCTCGGTGGTGGCCGAGCCCAGGCAGGCAAGCTCGGCACCGGAGTCGGTTTCGACACATACCGTCTTCGCACCGTATCCGGGCACGACTACGCATCGGGTGCGGAGATCCGCAAGACGGGCAAGAAGCACACACTCGCTGCCACCCAGAACCATCACACTCTGCATGGCAGTGTCACCCAGCATGGACGCGATCTACTGCGCGTTGGCACTCTGGAGGAGTTCGTTCGCGATCCTTCACTGGGTCACGGCGGTCATGACGGGCATGCAGAGGACCTAACGCTTTACGATCCCCCTAAATCCTTCCGCGATTACGAAGGCCATCGTTGGGGCATGTCCATAGACCTCTCCGCCTGCATCGGCTGCAACGCCTGTGTGGTTGCGTGTCAGGCAGAGAACAACATCCCCGTCGTGGGAAAGGACCAGGTCCGCCGTGGCCGAGAGATGCACTGGATCCGCATAGACCGTTACTTCGAGCGAGGGCTGGACGACCCCGACGTGCACTTCCAGCCTGTGCCGTGTATGCATTGCGAGAAGGCGCCGTGCGAGCCCGTATGCCCCGTCGCTGCAACCACTCACAGCCACGAAGGGTTGAACCAGATGGTGTACAACCGCTGCATCGGCACACGCTACTGCTCCAACAACTGCCCCTACAAGGTACGACGTTTCAACTTCTACAAGTATTCGGCGGGCCAGCCGAACATGGCCCCCGGAAACTATGATCACCCCACCCTGAAATTGCTCGCAAACCCGGATGTCACCATCCGTGGGCGAGGCGTGATGGAGAAGTGCACCTACTGCGTCCAGCGAATCAACGCCGCCCGGATCAAGGCGAAGCAGGAGCGCAGGCCCATCGCGGATGGGGAAGTGGTGCCTGCGTGCGTACAGACGTGCCCCACCGGTGCCATAGTGTTCGGAGACGTAGCCGACGCCGGTAGCAGAGTTTCCAAGCTGAAGTCGGAGCCGCACGACTACGGCTTGTTGACGGAGCTCAACACTCGACCGCGCACCACCTACCTGGCAAGAATCAAGAACCTCAATCCGCAGCTTAGTGAGGAACAGGCGTGA